A window from Cydia pomonella isolate Wapato2018A chromosome 8, ilCydPomo1, whole genome shotgun sequence encodes these proteins:
- the LOC133520516 gene encoding uncharacterized protein LOC133520516 translates to MRGHHWLHEVYPDCSHGGHAKPSTAAPTHTARGLETKSLSAVRLRTLKIWSNITGALHTKCLEKVYDEFPVLRSGTDRIHKQAIFDKRYKIQLYEDDNHEGLNPRELRIFTDGSKTDSGSGSGTFSEDLNMSITTPLGAHNSVFQAECMGIINAAAAITARKVVGSSIRILSDSRAVLMALNSHIVTSKLIHECHERLMEVCHNNKITLQWIKGHSGSRGNDAADELARQGSNAGAIGPEPILPIPFSKVRSMLLARTGKLHTEHWLNQTGCRQAKEAMPGINGKLTRALLQLGKVRLSMVTSVITGHGLFNKHLFTTGVTDSPLCRGCMETEEIASHVVLECSGVTPYRAKHLGSPRDLPEVLLNIKGLIGFLEELGWQD, encoded by the coding sequence atgcgcggccaccactggctgcacgaggtctaccccgactgcagccatggaggtcatgctaaaccttccaccgctgcacctacacatacagcaagaggcctaGAGACCAagagtctctcagcggtaaggttgcgaaccctcaagatatggtctaacatcacaggagctcttcacacaaaatgcctggaaaaggtgtatgacgaatttccagtgcttaggtcaggcacggaccggattcacaaacaagctatcttcgataaaaggtacaaaatacagttatatgaggacgacaatcatgaaggactcaatccccgggagctgagaatcttcactgatgggtccaaaacagacagcggatcgggctctggaaccttctcagaagacctgaacatgtcgatcaccactccgctaggagcccataactcggtattccaagctgagtgcatgggcatcataaacgcggcggctgccatcactgcaaggaaggtagtaggatcctccatccgcatactctccgacagtagagcagtcttaatggctctaaatagccatatagttacatccaaacttatacacgaatgccacgaacgactaatggaggtatgtcataataacaagatcaccctacaatggatcaagggacacagtggatcccgaggtaacgatgctgcggacgagcttgccaggcaaggatcgaatgcgggggcgattggtccggaaccgattcttccgataccatttagcaaggtacgctcaatgctgctggcacgtacagggaaactacacacagaacactggctgaaccagactggatgcagacaggcaaaagaagccatgcctggcatcaacggaaaactcacaagggcgctcctgcaactagggaaggtccgactgagtatggtaaccagtgtcataacaggtcatggactatttaacaaacatcttttcacaacaggtgtcacagacagtcccctgtgccgaggttgcatggagacagaagaaatagcctctcacgtggtgctggaatgcagcggagtgactccatacagggctaaacatctcggatctccgagagacctccccgaggtcctactcaacatcaaaggtttgataggattcctcgaggagctgggctggcaggactag